Proteins encoded together in one Vigna angularis cultivar LongXiaoDou No.4 chromosome 5, ASM1680809v1, whole genome shotgun sequence window:
- the LOC108340822 gene encoding uncharacterized protein LOC108340822 isoform X2, whose amino-acid sequence MVGYMNPYSLIFLHIDPMKVVNGHIKRPQDEDIQSNVLEIIGSNIQSTYITCPADPAATLGIKLPFLVMIVKNLKKYFTFEIQVLDDKNVRRRFRASNFQAVTRVKPYICTMPLRMDDGWNQIQFNLADFTKRAYGTNYVETLRVQVHANCRLRRIYFSDRLYSEEELPPEFKLYLPMQKS is encoded by the exons ATGGTGGGATACATGAATCCTTACTCATTGATCTTCTTGCATATTGATCCCATGAAAG TTGTGAATGGTCATATCAAACGACCTCAGGATGAAGATATTCAATCCAATGTACTAGAAATAATCGGATCAAATATTCAGTCCACATACATTACATGCCCAGCTGACCCAGCTGCAACACTTGGTATAAAACTTCCATTCTTGGTTATGATTGTCAAGAATCTAAAGAAGTATTTCACATTTGAGATTCAAGTTTTGGATGATAAGAATGTCAGGCGACGATTTCGAGCTTCAAATTTTCAA GCCGTCACTCGAGTAAAGCCGTACATTTGCACTATGCCACTAAGAATGGATGACGGCTGGAATCAAATACAGTTTAACCTGGCTGATTTCACCAAGAGAGCATATGGTACTAATTATGTGGAGACGCTGCGAGTTCAGGTTCATGCAAACTGTCGCCTGAGAAGGATATACTTCTCTGATCGCCTCTACTCTGAAGAAGAACTCCCACCCGAGTTCAAATTGTACCTTCCAATGCAG AAATCATGA
- the LOC108340822 gene encoding uncharacterized protein LOC108340822 isoform X1 gives MFKNTFQSGFLSILCSLGSKPLQIWDKEVVNGHIKRPQDEDIQSNVLEIIGSNIQSTYITCPADPAATLGIKLPFLVMIVKNLKKYFTFEIQVLDDKNVRRRFRASNFQAVTRVKPYICTMPLRMDDGWNQIQFNLADFTKRAYGTNYVETLRVQVHANCRLRRIYFSDRLYSEEELPPEFKLYLPMQKS, from the exons ATGTTCAAGAACACGTTCCAATCCGGATTTCTTTCCATATTATGCAGCCTTGG gagTAAACCATTGCAGATATGGGACAAAGAAG TTGTGAATGGTCATATCAAACGACCTCAGGATGAAGATATTCAATCCAATGTACTAGAAATAATCGGATCAAATATTCAGTCCACATACATTACATGCCCAGCTGACCCAGCTGCAACACTTGGTATAAAACTTCCATTCTTGGTTATGATTGTCAAGAATCTAAAGAAGTATTTCACATTTGAGATTCAAGTTTTGGATGATAAGAATGTCAGGCGACGATTTCGAGCTTCAAATTTTCAA GCCGTCACTCGAGTAAAGCCGTACATTTGCACTATGCCACTAAGAATGGATGACGGCTGGAATCAAATACAGTTTAACCTGGCTGATTTCACCAAGAGAGCATATGGTACTAATTATGTGGAGACGCTGCGAGTTCAGGTTCATGCAAACTGTCGCCTGAGAAGGATATACTTCTCTGATCGCCTCTACTCTGAAGAAGAACTCCCACCCGAGTTCAAATTGTACCTTCCAATGCAG AAATCATGA
- the LOC108340822 gene encoding uncharacterized protein LOC108340822 isoform X3: MFVNGHIKRPQDEDIQSNVLEIIGSNIQSTYITCPADPAATLGIKLPFLVMIVKNLKKYFTFEIQVLDDKNVRRRFRASNFQAVTRVKPYICTMPLRMDDGWNQIQFNLADFTKRAYGTNYVETLRVQVHANCRLRRIYFSDRLYSEEELPPEFKLYLPMQKS; this comes from the exons ATGT TTGTGAATGGTCATATCAAACGACCTCAGGATGAAGATATTCAATCCAATGTACTAGAAATAATCGGATCAAATATTCAGTCCACATACATTACATGCCCAGCTGACCCAGCTGCAACACTTGGTATAAAACTTCCATTCTTGGTTATGATTGTCAAGAATCTAAAGAAGTATTTCACATTTGAGATTCAAGTTTTGGATGATAAGAATGTCAGGCGACGATTTCGAGCTTCAAATTTTCAA GCCGTCACTCGAGTAAAGCCGTACATTTGCACTATGCCACTAAGAATGGATGACGGCTGGAATCAAATACAGTTTAACCTGGCTGATTTCACCAAGAGAGCATATGGTACTAATTATGTGGAGACGCTGCGAGTTCAGGTTCATGCAAACTGTCGCCTGAGAAGGATATACTTCTCTGATCGCCTCTACTCTGAAGAAGAACTCCCACCCGAGTTCAAATTGTACCTTCCAATGCAG AAATCATGA
- the LOC108340185 gene encoding uncharacterized protein LOC108340185 → MAARQTSDDRRFGIKYFRRRYHHRQLTPLTPPQTPEIISHKPKMIDDDSEEDIEREEKVHLQEKKVDEQKKKVHENIKPKEETNSPSTSGNGLHWDERLKGKHV, encoded by the exons ATGGCTGCTCGTCAGACAAGCGATGATAGAAGATTTGg aattaagTACTTTCGTCGTCGTTACCATCATCGTCAATTGACACCACTAACTCCACCACAGACACCTGAGATTATTTCGCACAAG CCTAAGATGATTGATGATGATAGCGAAGAAGAcatagaaagagaagagaaggttcatttacaagaaaaaaaggTTGATGAGCAGAAAAAGAAGGTTCATGAAAATATAAAG ccaaaagaagaaacaaatagCCCAAGTACCAGTGGTAATGGACTGCATTGGGATGAACGTCTCAAGGGtaaacatgtttaa
- the LOC108339881 gene encoding cysteine-rich receptor-like protein kinase 10 yields the protein MGKTQLNVRSVYFFVLMFLVSFKSLVTKAQPPLYLGDDCDFTPQKPLSNAYKSNINNILSWLSSDAATSRGYNYKSIGNTTPVYGLYDCRGDVVGYFCQFCVSAASRRVLQHCPNRVSAVMYYNFCLLRYSDQNFIGNVTINHPRHHVGNKTVSDIEEIQKGEDFMRSLIRKATVETNKLYYMDGFNLSSTQRRYGLVQCTRDLTSESCRQCLEAMLAQVPKCCEHKLGWLVGTASCHIKYDDYMFYLFNNQSYIVPGLTAKHGDDTRSRNLIIGLSVVGLVALCLSIYCLCYWNRVRKDGLITDTIPLSAYTNLPIIPLITILESTDNFSEASKLGEGGFGPVYKGILPDGRQVAVKRLSKASSQGTEEFKNEVTFIAKLQHCNLVRLVACCLEENEKILVYEYLSNASLDFHLFDDEKRKQLDWKLRSSIINGIARGLLYLHEDSRLKVIHRDLKASNVLLDDEMNPKISDFGLARAFENGQNQANTKRVMGTYGYMAPEYAMEGLFSMKSDVFSFGVLVLEIICGKKNSGFFLSKHGQSLLLYSWRMWCAGKCLELMDPVLENSYISNEVEKFIQIGLLCVQEAATARPIMSTVMLLLATDVMNIPKPNKPAFSVGRRTSVETSASKTSKSVSINDASISSIAPR from the exons ATGGGAAAAACACAGCTCAATGTGAGATCAgtatatttctttgttttgatgTTCTTGGTAAGCTTCAAATCACTAGTTACCAAAGCACAACCACCCTTATATTTGGGAGATGACTGTGATTTCACCCCTCAAAAGCCTCTCAGCAATGCATACAAATCGAACATTAACAACATCCTCTCATGGCTATCTTCAGATGCAGCCACAAGCAGAGGCTATAACTACAAAAGCATAGGCAACACCACCCCTGTGTATGGCCTCTATGACTGCCGTGGTGATGTGGTTGGCTACTTCTGCCAATTCTGTGTCTCCGCTGCTTCCAGAAGAGTCCTTCAGCACTGCCCTAACAGGGTTTCTGCTGTAATGTACTATAACTTCTGCCTTCTCAGGTACTCCGATCAGAACTTCATTGGGAATGTCACAATAAACCATCCAAGGCATCATGTTGGGAACAAAACTGTGTCTGATATAGAAGAGATTCAAAAGGGTGAGGATTTCATGAGAAGTTTGATCAGAAAAGCAACTGTGGAGACCAACAAGTTGTACTACATGGATGGCTTCAATTTGAGCTCCACTCAGAGAAGGTATGGTCTGGTGCAGTGCACCAGAGACCTCACCAGTGAGAGTTGCAGACAGTGCTTGGAGGCAATGCTAGCACAGGTTCCAAAATGTTGTGAACATAAGTTGGGGTGGCTTGTAGGAACTGCAAGTTGTCACATAAAGTATGATGATTATATGTTCTaccttttcaacaaccaatcATATATTGTGCCTGGTTTAACAG CTAAACATGGGGATGATACTAGGTCAAGAAACTTGATCATTGGATTGAGTGTGGTAGGGTTGGTAGCTCTGTGTTTGAGCATATATTGCTTATGTTACTGGAATAGAGTAAGAAAAG ATGGGCTGATAACTGATACTATTCCTCTGTCTGCATATACAAATTTGCCTATAATCCCATTAATCACAATTCTTGAGAGTACTGATAACTTCTCAGAAGCATCTAAATTAGGTGAAGGTGGATTTGGCCCAGTTTACAAg GGAATTCTACCCGATGGAAGACAAGTTGCAGTCAAAAGGCTATCAAAAGCTTCTAGTCAAGGCACAGAGGAGTTTAAGAATGAAGTAACATTTATAGCCAAATTGCAACATTGCAACCTTGTAAGACTTGTGGCATGCTGCTTGGAGGAAAATGAAAAGATACTTGTTTATGAGTATTTGTCAAATGCAAGTCTTGACTTTCACCTATTTG ATGATGAAAAAAGGAAGCAACTTGATTGGAAACTAAGGTCAAGCATTATTAATGGAATAGCAAGAGGTCTTTTATACCTTCATGAGGATTCTAGACTCAAGGTAATCCACAGAGATCTCAAAGCTAGCAATGTTCTGTTAGATGATGAAATGAATCCAAAAATATCAGATTTTGGATTAGCTAGAGCATTTGAAAATGGTCAGAACCAGGCAAATACAAAGCGAGTAATGGGCACTTA TGGATACATGGCTCCGGAGTATGCTATGGAAGGATTGTTTTCAATGAAATCTGATGTTTTCAGTTTTGGAGTACTTGTTCTAGAAATCATTTGTGGGAAAAAGAACAGTGGattttttctatcaaaacatgGTCAAAGTCTTCTTTTATAT AGTTGGAGAATGTGGTGCGCAGGAAAATGTTTGGAATTGATGGATCCAGTGTTAGAAAATTCCTACATATCCAATGAAGTTGAGAAGTTTATACAGATTGGTTTATTGTGTGTTCAAGAAGCAGCAACAGCTAGACCAATCATGTCCACTGTCATGTTATTGTTGGCAACTGATGTGATGAAcattcccaaacccaacaaaCCTGCATTCTCAGTTGGAAGAAGGACCTCAGTGGAAACTTCTGCTTCAAAAACTTCCAAAAGTGTTTCCATTAATGATGCATCAATCTCTAGTATTGCACCAAGGTGA